One Lentimicrobiaceae bacterium DNA window includes the following coding sequences:
- a CDS encoding phosphatase PAP2 family protein has product MPSFLNALDTWLFLVINGLHNRFFDVVMFWASEKLTWIPVYILFIYFIIKYYHKQSWIIFISAAVLITLSDQVSVVLFKNIFHRLRPCHQADLAAFIHLVNGKCGGQYGFISSHAANFFALATFLSAFLKDKFKYFKTAVFFWASFIAYSRIYLGVHFPGDVVIGAITGILIGKIVVMLCHKTLRTYCKPKPTEG; this is encoded by the coding sequence GTGCCTTCATTTCTCAACGCATTAGATACCTGGCTCTTTCTCGTGATTAACGGTTTGCACAATCGTTTTTTCGACGTCGTGATGTTTTGGGCAAGCGAAAAATTGACATGGATACCTGTTTACATTTTATTTATTTACTTTATCATAAAATATTACCATAAACAAAGCTGGATAATTTTCATTTCGGCAGCAGTTCTTATTACCTTAAGCGACCAGGTTTCGGTTGTTCTTTTCAAAAATATTTTTCATCGCTTACGCCCTTGCCACCAGGCTGATCTTGCAGCTTTCATTCATCTTGTAAATGGGAAGTGTGGTGGACAGTACGGTTTTATATCTTCCCATGCTGCCAATTTTTTTGCCCTTGCAACATTTTTGAGTGCTTTTTTAAAAGATAAGTTCAAATATTTTAAAACTGCAGTTTTTTTCTGGGCTTCATTTATTGCCTACAGCCGGATTTATCTCGGAGTGCATTTCCCGGGCGATGTTGTTATTGGTGCAATCACAGGAATTTTAATAGGCAAGATAGTTGTTATGCTTTGCCATAAAACACTGAGAACCTACTGCAAGCCAAAACCAACTGAGGGATAA
- a CDS encoding T9SS type A sorting domain-containing protein has product MGAVWYYSYTNFWIDGYIKIEAGKDTTIMDKQCRELVKTLFSYDHVNIVYDTVIMGKEYTYSDNDKVYILRNNQFYTLYDFSAKPGDSWVIPHTFDIECDTIGEVIVTDTSSVVVNGTRLRSLTLQAAENSHWMLGSQAYESIGSIDSYMLPELTMLCNILDVFEGGPLRCYEDNTLGYFSTNIASSCDYITGISKNEKENTFQLLPNPGTNTLYIQTTLKDAKLEMYDANGRLVVQQNINETTSVNTSALNPSMYFYRVMQNGEVKDSGKWVKQQ; this is encoded by the coding sequence ATGGGTGCCGTTTGGTATTATTCTTATACAAATTTTTGGATAGACGGCTATATTAAGATAGAAGCCGGTAAGGACACCACAATCATGGATAAACAATGTCGCGAACTTGTAAAAACATTGTTTTCTTATGATCATGTTAATATTGTTTATGATACTGTAATCATGGGCAAAGAATATACTTACTCGGATAACGATAAAGTATATATTCTCAGAAATAATCAGTTTTATACTCTTTATGATTTTTCTGCAAAACCGGGAGATTCCTGGGTTATTCCACATACTTTTGACATAGAATGCGATACTATTGGAGAAGTAATAGTTACCGATACCAGTTCAGTCGTCGTAAATGGAACACGTTTGAGAAGTTTAACGCTACAAGCCGCTGAAAACTCTCATTGGATGCTTGGCTCACAAGCATATGAAAGTATAGGTTCAATAGATTCTTATATGTTGCCCGAACTTACCATGCTTTGTAATATTTTGGATGTTTTTGAAGGTGGTCCATTAAGGTGTTATGAAGATAATACTTTGGGATATTTTTCCACAAACATTGCTTCCTCATGCGATTATATCACAGGAATCAGTAAAAATGAAAAGGAAAATACTTTTCAACTCTTACCCAACCCCGGCACCAACACTCTATACATCCAAACCACATTAAAAGATGCGAAATTAGAGATGTACGATGCCAACGGCAGGTTGGTAGTACAACAAAACATCAACGAAACCACTTCAGTAAATACCTCAGCACTAAATCCCAGCATGTATTTTTACCGGGTAATGCAGAATGGAGAAGTAAAAGATAGCGGGAAATGGGTGAAGCAGCAGTGA